Proteins encoded within one genomic window of Pygocentrus nattereri isolate fPygNat1 chromosome 9, fPygNat1.pri, whole genome shotgun sequence:
- the tmem18 gene encoding transmembrane protein 18, producing MSAQKAKNISAVPIDGFSNIRITSTWTFLQSVDWSEPWLIGLLVFHFLCFAFTIFTCKYYRLQIFHFLLMVTMVYSAEYLNEVAAMNWRSFSKFQYFDSKGMFISLVYSVPLLLNTVIIVAVWVKRTFSTMTELKTLQLKRKAARENSKKTQ from the exons ATGAGCGCACAAAAAGCAAAGAACATCAGCGCCGTTCCCATAGATGGCTTCAGCAATATACGGATTACATCTACGTGGACTTTCCTACAGTCT GTTGATTGGTCAGAACCATGGCTCATTGGCCTGCTGGTGTTTCACTTCTTATGTTTTGCCTTTACTATTTTCACCTGCAAGTACTACAGACTACAGATCTTCCATTTTCTCTTAATGG TAACCATGGTGTATAGTGCAGAGTATCTGAATGAAGTGGCAGCCATGAACTGGag GTCATTTTCAAAGTTCCAGTACTTTGACTCCAAGGGAATGTTCATATCGTTGGTGTATTCAGTGCCATTGTTGCTCAACACTGTCATCATAGTG GCTGTGTGGGTGAAGAGGACATTCTCAACAATGACGGAGCTGAAGACGCTACAGTTGAAGAGAAAAGCAGCCAGAGAAAACTCAAAGAAAACCCAGTAA